From the Butyrivibrio fibrisolvens genome, one window contains:
- a CDS encoding 1-deoxy-D-xylulose-5-phosphate reductoisomerase: MGRKIVLLGSTGSIGTQTLDVVRSNPDELKVIALAASRNVDLMEKQAREFKPSKIAMFDQGAAKELESRISDLGITVLSGMEGLLELVRDENADTVLTAVVGMIGIRPTIEAINAGKDIALANKETLVCAGHIIMPLAKKMGVKILPVDSEHSAIFQSLNGEPVDKIEKILLTASGGPFRKKSKEELETVTVDDALKHPNWDMGAKVTIDSASLVNKGLEVMEARWLFDVPVDKIQVVIQPQSILHSAVQFVDGAVIGQMGVPDMKLPIQYALFYPDRRPMSEDRLDLFELADMTFEKPRTDVFKGLPLAIRAAKEGGSMPTVFNAANELAVKKFLKREIHFLDIYDMITDAMDNHHKIENPTVEQILETESWTYSFLGDRY; encoded by the coding sequence ATGGGCAGAAAAATTGTTCTTTTGGGATCAACCGGTTCTATAGGAACCCAGACACTTGATGTTGTCAGATCCAATCCTGATGAGCTTAAGGTTATAGCTCTTGCTGCAAGTCGTAATGTTGATCTTATGGAAAAGCAGGCCAGGGAGTTCAAACCCTCAAAGATCGCTATGTTCGATCAGGGTGCTGCCAAAGAGCTTGAAAGCAGAATATCTGATCTTGGAATAACAGTTCTTTCAGGAATGGAAGGACTTTTAGAGCTTGTCCGTGATGAAAATGCCGATACTGTTCTTACGGCTGTAGTAGGAATGATCGGAATCAGACCTACTATAGAAGCTATAAATGCAGGCAAGGATATAGCACTTGCCAATAAAGAGACATTGGTTTGTGCAGGTCATATCATAATGCCACTTGCTAAGAAGATGGGCGTTAAGATTCTTCCGGTAGATTCTGAGCACAGTGCTATATTCCAGTCTCTTAACGGAGAACCTGTAGATAAAATAGAAAAGATCCTTCTTACAGCATCAGGCGGTCCTTTCCGCAAGAAGAGCAAAGAAGAACTGGAGACTGTAACAGTTGATGATGCTCTAAAGCACCCCAACTGGGATATGGGCGCCAAAGTTACTATAGACTCAGCATCTTTAGTTAATAAGGGACTTGAAGTAATGGAAGCCAGATGGCTTTTTGATGTGCCGGTTGATAAGATCCAGGTTGTGATCCAGCCGCAGTCTATACTTCACTCTGCTGTACAGTTTGTAGACGGCGCTGTTATAGGACAGATGGGAGTTCCTGATATGAAACTGCCTATACAGTATGCTCTTTTCTATCCTGATAGAAGACCTATGTCAGAAGATAGACTTGATCTTTTTGAACTTGCTGATATGACATTTGAAAAGCCCAGAACAGATGTATTCAAGGGTCTTCCACTTGCTATTAGAGCAGCAAAGGAAGGTGGAAGCATGCCTACAGTATTTAATGCTGCCAACGAGCTTGCAGTTAAGAAGTTCTTAAAGCGTGAGATTCATTTCCTTGACATATATGATATGATTACCGATGCGATGGATAATCATCACAAGATCGAGAATCCTACTGTAGAGCAGATTCTTGAAACAGAGAGCTGGACATACAGTTTTCTTGGAGATCGTTACTGA
- the rseP gene encoding RIP metalloprotease RseP encodes MLQNIIVLLIFIVIFCVLVVSHEGGHFLIAKANGIRVTEFTIGMGPVLYQKKKGDTMYSIRLLPVGGACIFDGMDGLEVTKPSEDSGYDEEEEKAQESRDESLTGQISFRRANVWSRIATVVAGPLANFILGFILALIIVSNTYWSFPTVSGFSVDNSPAQEAGLREGDVITSVNGSAVHMSAEVTLNMYLTDGEDVDITYERDGKSYSTTITPILYEDEETGASRYVIGIYIGEYDTVSGVKTLKYAGYMFNYYLTSTWKSLGLLVKGRTDKVELSGPVGMAEMVDESYETAMQTGGILDVILNMVNLAMLLSINLGLMNLLPIPALDGGRLVFLLIEVIRGKPVPEKYEGMIELVGVAALIGLMVVVLFHDVSKLF; translated from the coding sequence TTGCTTCAGAACATCATAGTATTATTAATATTCATAGTTATATTCTGTGTACTGGTCGTATCTCATGAGGGAGGCCATTTTCTTATAGCCAAGGCTAATGGGATACGTGTGACTGAGTTCACTATAGGAATGGGGCCTGTTCTGTATCAGAAGAAAAAAGGCGATACAATGTATTCTATAAGACTTCTTCCTGTTGGAGGTGCCTGTATCTTTGATGGTATGGACGGACTCGAGGTGACAAAGCCCAGTGAAGATAGTGGATACGACGAAGAGGAAGAAAAGGCTCAGGAAAGTCGTGATGAAAGCCTTACTGGACAGATTTCATTCAGAAGGGCTAATGTATGGTCAAGAATAGCAACTGTAGTGGCAGGACCCTTAGCCAATTTTATACTCGGGTTTATTCTGGCACTTATAATAGTATCCAATACTTATTGGAGCTTTCCTACAGTAAGCGGCTTTTCTGTTGACAATTCGCCGGCTCAGGAAGCAGGACTTAGAGAAGGCGACGTCATTACAAGCGTCAATGGAAGTGCTGTCCATATGAGTGCGGAAGTTACACTTAATATGTACCTTACAGACGGTGAGGATGTTGATATCACTTATGAACGCGATGGCAAGAGTTATTCGACTACCATAACCCCTATTCTTTATGAAGATGAAGAGACCGGGGCAAGCAGATATGTGATAGGAATATATATTGGCGAGTATGACACGGTTTCAGGCGTGAAGACTTTGAAGTATGCAGGTTATATGTTCAATTATTATCTGACATCCACCTGGAAGAGCCTTGGCCTTTTAGTAAAAGGCAGAACCGATAAGGTAGAACTGTCAGGACCTGTAGGCATGGCTGAGATGGTAGATGAGAGCTATGAAACAGCAATGCAGACCGGGGGAATACTTGATGTTATACTTAATATGGTCAATCTTGCAATGCTTTTGTCTATTAATTTAGGACTTATGAATTTGCTTCCTATTCCGGCACTTGATGGTGGAAGACTTGTTTTTCTATTGATTGAGGTGATACGAGGCAAACCGGTTCCTGAAAAGTATGAGGGAATGATCGAACTTGTGGGAGTTGCGGCACTTATAGGCCTTATGGTCGTGGTGCTGTTCCATGATGTTAGTAAGTTATTCTAA
- a CDS encoding isoprenyl transferase, with amino-acid sequence MSEERKIPRHVAFILDGNGRWAKAKGMPRNYGHVQGAKAVEQMLFDAGELGIEYVTVYAFSTENWNRPETEVSALMALFKKYLKSEIKTCMKNNVRSCVIGERSRLPKDVLKVVEELEETTKNNTGLTFTIAINYGSRDEITRAAKKIAGKVESGEIKAEDITEKMINDNLDTGFMPDPDLLIRTCGEQRLSNYLLWQLAYTEFYFTDICWPDFNKEELEKAIDAYNHRTRRFGGLKKGEE; translated from the coding sequence ATGAGCGAAGAAAGAAAGATTCCCAGACACGTTGCCTTTATCCTTGATGGTAACGGACGCTGGGCTAAAGCCAAAGGAATGCCCAGAAACTATGGACATGTTCAGGGTGCAAAGGCTGTTGAACAGATGCTGTTTGATGCAGGCGAGCTTGGAATCGAGTATGTAACAGTTTATGCTTTTTCGACAGAGAACTGGAACAGACCTGAAACAGAGGTTTCTGCTCTTATGGCTCTTTTCAAAAAATATCTTAAGTCTGAGATCAAGACTTGTATGAAGAATAATGTAAGAAGCTGCGTTATCGGCGAGAGAAGTCGTCTTCCTAAAGATGTACTTAAAGTTGTGGAAGAGCTTGAAGAAACAACTAAAAATAACACAGGACTTACTTTCACGATCGCTATCAACTATGGAAGCCGTGATGAGATCACACGTGCTGCTAAAAAGATAGCTGGGAAAGTCGAAAGTGGAGAGATAAAGGCTGAAGATATCACTGAAAAGATGATAAATGATAACCTTGATACAGGTTTCATGCCTGATCCCGATCTTCTTATCAGGACATGTGGCGAGCAGAGATTGTCCAATTATCTTCTCTGGCAGCTTGCATATACAGAGTTTTATTTTACAGATATATGCTGGCCTGATTTTAACAAAGAAGAACTTGAGAAAGCCATCGATGCTTACAACCACAGAACCAGAAGATTTGGCGGGCTTAAGAAAGGTGAAGAATAA
- the pyrH gene encoding UMP kinase: MRILLKLSGEALAGDKKTGFDEPTVRKVAKQVQEITQSGTQVGIVIGGGNFWRGRTSESIDRVKADQIGMLATIMNCIYVSEIFRSEGMNTAILTPFECGSFTKLFSKDRAQKYFSKNMVVFFAGGTGHPYFSTDTGVVLRAIEVEADMILLAKAIDGVYDSDPAVNPNAKRYDKITIDDVVAQNLQVVDMTASILARDNHMPMRVFALQEEGSIVKAVSGNFNGTTVEA; the protein is encoded by the coding sequence ATGAGAATTCTACTCAAACTTAGCGGTGAAGCGCTAGCCGGTGATAAGAAGACCGGATTTGATGAACCTACTGTAAGAAAGGTTGCGAAGCAGGTACAGGAGATTACACAGTCAGGAACACAGGTTGGAATTGTTATCGGAGGCGGTAACTTCTGGAGAGGAAGAACCAGTGAGAGTATTGATCGTGTTAAAGCTGACCAGATCGGTATGCTTGCTACTATTATGAACTGTATCTATGTTTCTGAGATATTCAGAAGTGAAGGAATGAATACTGCAATTCTTACACCATTTGAATGCGGATCATTCACAAAGCTTTTTTCCAAGGATCGTGCACAGAAGTATTTTTCCAAGAATATGGTAGTCTTCTTTGCAGGCGGAACAGGACATCCTTATTTCTCAACAGATACAGGCGTAGTTCTTCGTGCTATTGAGGTTGAGGCAGATATGATCCTTCTGGCTAAGGCAATTGACGGAGTTTATGATTCTGATCCGGCTGTTAATCCTAATGCCAAGAGATATGACAAGATCACTATTGATGATGTTGTAGCACAGAACCTTCAGGTTGTAGATATGACAGCATCTATTCTTGCAAGGGACAATCATATGCCAATGCGTGTTTTTGCACTTCAGGAAGAAGGAAGCATTGTTAAGGCAGTAAGTGGCAATTTTAATGGAACAACAGTTGAAGCGTGA
- a CDS encoding PolC-type DNA polymerase III, translating to MAKAFFEVFPQLKLSGHTKELMEETTVEKVSATRKQDFIRIYISSERLIDKQEIVKVEKEIRSQLFPNVSIVIKIYERFHLSAQYTPQNLMDIYGESILQEFRTYNPIEYTLMKGAEFRYPSLDAMEIVLEDTVTSTQEAPEIERIMDKIINERCGLNIRIKTVFEAKKDKKKSGAPDYSAESERMSAKLEAALEAKKAKEQEKGKKDASGSKSASKSVAAPKQAVDGANTKPSDANIEVQKAAEAAAAAMASDEAKGKGGTTSPGEGGVNQNRAPSGFGGKKFGTWKKGSFGSGMKKSDDPNVIYGRDFDDDPMRIVEVDGEIGEVTIHGKVIRYEEKPLRNGEKTIVMFDLTDFTDSITIKLFVKNEDLKDLNKDLKVGAFIKVKGITMIDKFDHELTIGSVGGIRKTTDFTVKRKDNAQVKRVELHCHTKMSDMDGVSEVSDIVKQAYKWGMPGIAITDHGVVQGLTVANHVWEDLYGAACKEAKAAELPAPDRQNFFKLILGVEGYLVDDLVEIVRNGKGQQIKDTTFVVFDIETTGFSPLKNKIIEIGAVKVRNGEILERFSEFINPQVPIPYRIEKLTSISDDMVMGAPTRDVIIPKFVDFCKDSVLVGHNVGFDISFINQNCKELGIEVDFTTVDTMWLSRVFFPLQAKHTLDATAKTLNVVLDHHHRAVDDAECTAYIFLKFLPMLEKEGIADLTKMQEFGQSTPEMIKHLRPHHVIILAKNTLGRCNLYTLISKSHLDYFRRFPLIPKSVLSQYREGLIIGSACCAGELYGAVVEDRPETEIARIVNFYDYLEIQPVGNNHFMVDSEKYDSIESDDDIREVNKKIVKLGEQFHKPVVATCDAHFLNPEDQIYRTIIQAGRGFDDEEPADLYVRTTAEMLSEFDYLGGDKAFEVCVTNTRKIMEMCDSISPVRPDKCPPVIEDSDKTLEKICYDKAHEIYGEELPEVVDARLKRELNSIIKNGYSVMYIIAQKLVWKSNEDGYLVGSRGSVGSSFVAFTSGITEVNALAPHYVCPRCHYSDFDSEEVKAFGGKAGVDMPDKRCPKCGHMLYKDGFDIPFETFLGFKGDKEPDIDLNFSGEYQSKAHKYTEVIFGYGQTFRAGTIAALADKTAFGYVKKYYDEIGVPKRMAEINRIVAGCTGIRRGTGQHPGGIVVLPVGEDINTFTPVQHPANDQTTATITTHYDYHSIDHNLLKLDILGHDDPTMIRFLMDCTGVDPKDVPFDDPLVMELFEDTGSLGITPEQIGGTPLGCLGIPEFGTDFAMNMVVEAKPTSLSHLIRISGLSHGTDVWQGNAQVLISNGTATIDTAICCRDDIMIYLIQKGLDPSDSFKIMESVRKGKVAKGKEPKWEQYKADMRAHDVPEWYIGSCELIKYMFPKAHAAAYVMMAWRIAYFKVYCPQAFYAAWFSIRAKAFSYLDMCQGENHLHGRMQELKNKEKMSPVEEAEYYDMRLVEEMYERGIEFEPIDIFKAKSRLFQVVGNKIMPSLTAFDGMGEKAADAVVEAAKDGPFLSKDDFKERTKCPQKVVDAMAEMGLLGDIPESNQISLFDFMK from the coding sequence ATGGCCAAAGCTTTTTTTGAAGTATTTCCACAGCTTAAATTAAGTGGACATACTAAAGAACTTATGGAAGAAACTACAGTTGAGAAAGTTTCTGCCACAAGGAAGCAGGATTTTATCCGCATTTATATTTCCTCTGAACGTCTTATAGATAAACAGGAAATCGTAAAAGTAGAAAAAGAGATAAGGTCTCAGCTTTTTCCAAATGTATCTATAGTTATAAAGATATATGAGCGATTTCATCTCTCTGCACAGTATACTCCGCAGAACCTTATGGATATCTACGGAGAAAGTATTCTGCAGGAATTCAGAACTTATAATCCAATAGAATATACACTTATGAAGGGTGCCGAATTCAGGTATCCTTCTTTGGATGCAATGGAGATTGTCCTCGAAGATACGGTCACATCTACACAGGAGGCACCTGAGATAGAACGTATCATGGACAAGATCATCAACGAAAGATGCGGCCTTAATATAAGGATTAAAACTGTTTTTGAGGCCAAAAAGGACAAGAAAAAGTCAGGAGCTCCTGATTACAGTGCAGAATCCGAAAGAATGTCTGCCAAGCTTGAAGCTGCTCTTGAAGCTAAAAAGGCTAAAGAGCAGGAAAAAGGCAAAAAGGATGCATCAGGTTCTAAATCTGCCTCAAAGAGCGTCGCTGCGCCTAAACAGGCGGTTGATGGTGCTAATACAAAGCCTTCTGATGCTAATATTGAGGTTCAGAAAGCCGCAGAGGCAGCTGCAGCTGCTATGGCCAGTGATGAAGCTAAAGGTAAAGGCGGAACAACAAGCCCCGGCGAAGGCGGTGTCAATCAGAACCGCGCGCCTTCAGGTTTTGGCGGCAAGAAGTTTGGAACCTGGAAAAAAGGCAGCTTTGGAAGTGGCATGAAGAAGTCTGACGATCCCAATGTTATATACGGCCGGGATTTCGATGACGATCCGATGCGTATTGTCGAAGTAGATGGAGAGATCGGTGAAGTTACTATACATGGTAAAGTCATCCGTTACGAAGAAAAGCCTCTTCGAAATGGTGAAAAGACTATTGTTATGTTTGATCTTACTGACTTTACTGATTCTATTACAATTAAACTATTCGTAAAGAATGAAGATCTTAAAGATCTTAACAAAGACCTTAAGGTTGGTGCCTTTATCAAGGTTAAAGGTATCACTATGATCGATAAGTTCGACCATGAACTTACCATAGGATCAGTTGGCGGTATCAGAAAGACGACTGACTTTACAGTTAAGCGTAAGGATAATGCGCAGGTTAAGAGAGTAGAGCTCCATTGCCATACCAAGATGAGTGATATGGACGGAGTATCTGAAGTTAGCGATATAGTCAAGCAGGCATACAAATGGGGAATGCCCGGAATCGCTATCACAGATCATGGTGTTGTTCAGGGACTTACAGTAGCCAATCATGTATGGGAAGACCTCTACGGCGCAGCTTGTAAAGAAGCCAAGGCAGCAGAACTTCCTGCTCCTGACAGACAGAACTTTTTCAAACTCATACTCGGCGTAGAAGGTTATCTTGTTGATGACCTTGTTGAGATAGTCAGAAACGGTAAGGGGCAGCAGATCAAGGATACTACCTTTGTAGTATTTGATATAGAGACAACAGGTTTTTCACCTCTTAAGAACAAGATAATAGAGATTGGTGCCGTTAAGGTTAGAAATGGCGAGATCCTTGAAAGATTCTCAGAATTCATTAACCCTCAGGTTCCTATTCCTTATCGTATAGAAAAGCTCACATCCATAAGTGATGACATGGTAATGGGAGCTCCTACCCGTGATGTAATAATCCCTAAATTCGTTGATTTTTGTAAGGACTCAGTTCTTGTAGGACATAACGTTGGATTTGATATCAGTTTCATTAACCAGAACTGTAAAGAGCTTGGAATAGAAGTTGATTTTACAACAGTAGATACCATGTGGCTTTCACGTGTGTTTTTTCCTCTGCAGGCCAAGCATACACTTGATGCTACAGCCAAGACTCTTAATGTAGTACTTGATCACCACCATAGAGCGGTAGATGATGCGGAGTGTACTGCTTATATTTTCCTAAAGTTCCTTCCTATGTTGGAAAAAGAGGGTATAGCAGACCTTACCAAAATGCAGGAATTCGGTCAGTCTACACCTGAAATGATCAAACACCTTCGCCCGCACCATGTTATTATCCTTGCTAAGAACACACTGGGAAGGTGTAATCTGTATACCCTTATAAGTAAGTCTCACCTTGACTACTTCAGGCGTTTTCCGCTTATACCTAAGTCTGTACTTAGCCAGTACAGAGAAGGTCTTATTATAGGTTCTGCCTGCTGTGCAGGTGAACTCTACGGAGCTGTTGTAGAAGACAGACCTGAAACAGAGATTGCAAGAATAGTTAATTTTTATGACTACCTTGAGATACAGCCTGTTGGCAACAACCACTTCATGGTTGATTCAGAGAAGTATGACAGTATCGAAAGTGATGATGACATCAGAGAAGTTAACAAGAAGATCGTTAAGCTTGGAGAACAATTCCATAAGCCTGTAGTAGCTACCTGCGATGCTCACTTTTTAAATCCCGAGGATCAGATATACAGGACTATCATTCAGGCAGGACGAGGCTTTGATGATGAAGAGCCTGCAGATCTGTATGTCAGAACAACAGCCGAGATGCTCTCGGAATTTGATTACCTTGGAGGAGACAAGGCATTTGAAGTATGCGTGACCAACACCAGGAAGATCATGGAGATGTGCGATAGCATATCACCGGTTCGACCCGATAAGTGTCCTCCTGTTATCGAAGATTCTGATAAGACACTTGAGAAGATATGTTATGACAAGGCTCACGAGATATACGGAGAAGAGCTTCCGGAAGTAGTAGATGCAAGACTTAAAAGAGAGCTTAATTCAATTATCAAAAACGGCTACTCGGTTATGTATATTATCGCCCAGAAGCTCGTTTGGAAGTCCAACGAAGACGGATATCTGGTTGGTTCCCGTGGATCAGTTGGAAGTTCTTTTGTTGCGTTTACATCAGGTATTACTGAGGTTAATGCACTTGCTCCGCATTATGTATGCCCACGCTGTCATTACAGCGACTTTGATTCTGAAGAAGTCAAAGCTTTCGGCGGTAAGGCCGGAGTGGATATGCCTGATAAAAGATGCCCCAAGTGTGGACATATGCTTTATAAGGACGGATTCGACATTCCTTTCGAAACCTTCCTTGGATTTAAAGGAGATAAGGAGCCTGATATTGACCTTAACTTCTCAGGTGAATATCAGTCCAAGGCCCATAAATATACTGAAGTTATCTTTGGCTATGGTCAGACCTTCAGAGCAGGAACTATAGCTGCGCTTGCAGATAAGACTGCTTTTGGATATGTCAAAAAATATTATGATGAGATAGGCGTTCCTAAGCGAATGGCCGAAATTAACAGAATAGTTGCAGGTTGTACCGGTATAAGACGTGGTACAGGTCAGCATCCTGGCGGTATCGTAGTTCTTCCGGTGGGAGAGGATATCAATACCTTTACACCGGTTCAGCACCCGGCTAATGACCAGACAACAGCTACCATAACAACACATTATGATTACCACTCCATCGATCATAACCTGCTCAAGCTCGATATACTCGGACACGATGATCCGACCATGATCAGATTCCTTATGGACTGCACAGGCGTAGATCCCAAAGATGTACCTTTTGATGATCCACTTGTAATGGAACTCTTTGAAGATACAGGTTCTCTTGGCATAACTCCTGAGCAGATAGGCGGAACACCACTTGGATGTCTTGGAATCCCTGAATTTGGTACTGACTTTGCTATGAACATGGTTGTTGAGGCTAAGCCTACATCACTTAGTCACCTTATAAGAATCTCAGGTCTGTCACACGGAACCGACGTATGGCAAGGCAACGCTCAGGTTCTTATCAGTAACGGAACTGCAACGATTGATACAGCTATCTGTTGTCGAGACGATATCATGATCTACCTTATCCAGAAGGGTCTTGATCCATCTGATTCTTTCAAGATCATGGAGTCAGTCCGTAAGGGTAAAGTCGCTAAAGGCAAAGAGCCCAAGTGGGAGCAGTACAAAGCAGATATGAGGGCTCATGACGTTCCTGAATGGTATATTGGTTCATGTGAGCTTATCAAATACATGTTCCCTAAGGCGCATGCTGCCGCATACGTTATGATGGCCTGGCGAATTGCTTACTTTAAGGTATATTGCCCGCAGGCATTCTATGCAGCATGGTTCTCGATAAGAGCGAAAGCTTTTTCATACCTTGATATGTGTCAGGGAGAGAATCACCTTCATGGAAGAATGCAGGAACTCAAGAATAAAGAAAAAATGTCACCTGTTGAAGAAGCAGAGTATTATGACATGAGACTTGTCGAAGAGATGTATGAAAGAGGTATTGAATTTGAGCCTATTGATATATTCAAGGCCAAATCCCGTCTCTTCCAGGTAGTCGGCAACAAGATCATGCCTTCTCTTACTGCCTTCGATGGAATGGGTGAAAAGGCAGCAGATGCAGTAGTAGAAGCTGCCAAGGACGGACCATTTCTTTCTAAGGACGACTTTAAGGAAAGAACCAAGTGCCCTCAGAAAGTAGTTGATGCAATGGCAGAAATGGGCCTTCTTGGAGATATCCCTGAGTCCAACCAGATCTCTTTGTTCGATTTTATGAAGTAG
- the ispG gene encoding flavodoxin-dependent (E)-4-hydroxy-3-methylbut-2-enyl-diphosphate synthase — MAYRDNTKVIKIGNKVIGGGNPIMIQSMTNTRTEDVDATVAQILKLEEAGCDIVRSTCPTLEAAKAIGEIKKRIHIPLVADIHFDYKMAIAAIENGADKIRINPGNIGGKDKIEEVVRAARERQVPIRVGVNSGSLEKDLVEKYHGVTPQGLVESALDKTHIIEDCGYDNMVISIKSSNVMLAVKAHELLVEKTQYPLHVGITEAGTVYSGSVKSSVGLGIILNEGIGDTIRVSLSGDPVEEIKAAKLILRALNLRGGGIDVVSCPTCGRTKIDLIGLANKVEELASHYPLNIKVAVMGCAVNGPGEAKEADIGVAGGVGEGLLIKKGKVIRKMPEDQLLSALKEELDHWGE; from the coding sequence ATGGCATATAGAGATAATACAAAGGTTATTAAAATTGGTAATAAGGTCATCGGCGGTGGTAATCCTATCATGATCCAGTCTATGACCAATACACGTACTGAGGATGTTGATGCGACTGTTGCACAGATCCTTAAGCTTGAAGAGGCGGGTTGCGATATTGTAAGGAGTACCTGTCCTACACTTGAAGCTGCCAAGGCTATAGGTGAGATCAAAAAGCGTATTCATATTCCGCTTGTTGCAGATATTCATTTTGATTACAAGATGGCTATTGCTGCTATTGAGAACGGAGCTGACAAGATCCGTATCAATCCCGGCAATATTGGCGGCAAGGACAAGATTGAAGAAGTTGTCCGCGCTGCAAGAGAACGTCAGGTTCCTATCAGAGTAGGTGTTAACTCCGGATCCTTGGAAAAAGATCTTGTTGAGAAATACCACGGTGTTACACCTCAGGGCCTTGTAGAAAGTGCTCTTGATAAGACACATATCATTGAAGATTGCGGTTATGACAATATGGTCATAAGCATCAAGTCTTCAAATGTAATGCTTGCTGTCAAAGCTCATGAACTTCTCGTAGAGAAGACCCAGTATCCGCTTCATGTAGGTATAACAGAAGCAGGAACTGTATATTCAGGAAGTGTCAAATCTTCCGTAGGTCTTGGTATTATTCTTAACGAAGGAATAGGAGATACTATCCGCGTATCTTTGTCAGGAGATCCTGTTGAAGAGATCAAGGCTGCCAAACTGATACTCAGAGCTCTTAATTTAAGAGGCGGCGGAATAGATGTTGTATCATGTCCTACATGCGGACGTACCAAGATAGACCTTATAGGACTTGCTAATAAGGTTGAGGAACTTGCTTCCCATTATCCTCTCAACATCAAAGTTGCAGTTATGGGATGCGCAGTAAACGGCCCAGGAGAAGCCAAAGAGGCTGATATAGGCGTTGCCGGCGGAGTAGGCGAAGGACTTCTTATCAAGAAAGGCAAAGTTATTCGCAAGATGCCCGAGGATCAGCTTCTGTCAGCGCTCAAGGAAGAGCTTGATCACTGGGGCGAATGA
- the frr gene encoding ribosome recycling factor: MNEKIKVYNDKMNKAYDFLVEDLATVRAGRANPHVLDKLRVDYYGTPTPIQQVGNVSVPEARIIQIAPWEKNMLKEIEKAILTSDIGINPTNDGSVIRLVFPELTEERRKQLSKDIKKKGEDAKVAVRNVRRDGNEAFKKLKGTEISEDEISDLTDELQKLTDEFVKKIDSTIEAKTKEIMTV, translated from the coding sequence ATGAACGAAAAGATTAAAGTTTATAATGATAAGATGAATAAAGCGTATGATTTTCTTGTAGAAGATCTTGCTACTGTAAGAGCAGGACGTGCTAATCCACACGTACTTGATAAGCTCCGTGTAGATTATTATGGAACACCTACACCTATCCAGCAGGTTGGTAACGTATCTGTTCCTGAAGCAAGGATCATCCAGATCGCTCCTTGGGAGAAGAATATGCTCAAAGAGATTGAGAAGGCTATCCTTACATCAGATATCGGAATCAATCCTACTAATGATGGAAGCGTAATCCGCCTTGTATTCCCTGAACTTACAGAGGAGAGACGTAAACAGCTTTCCAAGGACATCAAGAAAAAAGGTGAAGATGCCAAGGTTGCTGTAAGAAATGTTCGTCGTGATGGCAATGAAGCATTCAAGAAGCTTAAGGGAACAGAAATCTCAGAAGATGAGATCAGCGATCTTACAGATGAGCTTCAGAAACTTACAGATGAATTTGTAAAGAAGATCGATTCTACAATCGAAGCTAAGACTAAGGAAATAATGACAGTATGA
- a CDS encoding phosphatidate cytidylyltransferase: protein MKTRVISSIVIGIILAITLVLGGYVLGGASLIVAQIAYYEIARVLGVFDEDGKTGLLYKVGFVGVLLHYILVIYIHDTKTYLLSVLFVFFAVMVTYVLTFPRYKVHQVIGAVFAFLYAPLMLSFIYLLRIRENGEFLVWMPFVAWVCDSFAYLTGRAFGKHKMTPVLSPHKTIEGGIGGVFFSIVAGVIFGFVMMKVKGVDAGIIPQFMVITLVAGFISQLGDLAASAIKRDRDIKDYGRLIPGHGGIMDRFDSVIFVTPFIYGLVVFIMK, encoded by the coding sequence GTGAAGACCAGAGTTATAAGCAGCATAGTAATAGGCATTATACTGGCTATTACACTGGTACTGGGCGGCTATGTCCTTGGTGGAGCATCTTTGATCGTAGCGCAGATCGCTTATTATGAGATTGCGAGGGTACTTGGAGTCTTTGATGAAGATGGTAAGACAGGACTTTTATATAAAGTCGGATTTGTTGGCGTATTATTGCATTATATCCTGGTGATATATATACATGATACTAAGACATATCTGCTCTCTGTATTATTTGTATTCTTTGCAGTCATGGTTACCTATGTACTTACTTTCCCAAGATACAAGGTACATCAGGTAATTGGCGCTGTTTTTGCCTTTTTGTATGCGCCTTTAATGTTATCTTTCATATATCTGTTAAGGATACGTGAAAACGGTGAATTCCTTGTATGGATGCCTTTTGTGGCCTGGGTATGCGATTCTTTTGCATATCTTACGGGACGAGCTTTTGGCAAACACAAGATGACACCGGTGCTTTCACCACACAAGACTATTGAAGGCGGAATCGGAGGAGTATTCTTCTCGATCGTTGCAGGAGTTATATTTGGCTTTGTCATGATGAAAGTCAAAGGAGTAGATGCAGGTATCATCCCGCAGTTTATGGTGATAACTCTTGTAGCCGGTTTTATCTCACAGCTTGGCGACCTCGCAGCATCAGCTATCAAAAGGGACAGAGATATCAAGGATTATGGCAGGCTTATTCCCGGCCATGGTGGTATCATGGACAGATTTGACAGTGTTATATTTGTGACCCCATTTATTTATGGACTGGTCGTCTTTATTATGAAGTGA